Proteins encoded by one window of Homo sapiens chromosome 10, GRCh38.p14 Primary Assembly:
- the CHUK gene encoding inhibitor of nuclear factor kappa-B kinase subunit alpha isoform 3 (isoform 3 is encoded by transcript variant 3), whose protein sequence is MERPPGLRPGAGGPWEMRERLGTGGFGNVCLYQHRELDLKIAIKSCRLELSTKNRERWCHEIQIMKKLNHANVVKACDVPEELNILIHDVPLLAMEYCSGGDLRKLLNKPENCCGLKESQILSLLSDIGSGIRYLHENKIIHRDLKPENIVLQDVGGKIIHKIIDLGYAKDVDQGSLCTSFVGTLQYLAPELFENKPYTATVDYWSFGTMVFECIAGYRPFLHHLQPFTWHEKIKKKDPKCIFACEEMSGEVRFSSHLPQPNSLCSLVVEPMENWLQLMLNWDPQQRGGPVDLTLKQPRCFVLMDHILNLKIVHILNMTSAKIISFLLPPDESLHSLQSRIERETGINTGSQELLSETGISLDPRKPASQCVLDGVRGCDSYMVYLFDKSKTVYEGPFASRSLSDCVNYIVQDSKIQLPIIQLRKVWAEAVHYVSGLKEDYSRLFQGQRAAMLSLLRYNANLTKMKNTLISASQQLKAKLEFFHKSIQLDLERYSEQMTYGISSEKMLKAWKEMEEKAIHYAEVGVIGYLEDQIMSLHAEIMELQKSPYGRRQGDLMESLEQRAIDLYKQLKHRPSDHSYSDSTEMVKIIVHTVQSQDRVLKELFGHLSKLLGCKQKIIDLLPKVEVALSNIKEADNTVMFMQGKRQKEIWHLLKIACTQSSARSLVGSSLEGAVTPQTSAWLPPTSAEHDHSLSCVVTPQDGETSAQMIEENLNCLGHLSTIIHEANEEQGNSMMTSVNGRNGYEQKLHFYYDQKNMILQV, encoded by the exons ATGGAGCGGCCCCCGGGGCTGCGGCCGGGCGCGGGCGGGCCCTGGGAGATGCGGGAGCGGCTGGGCACCGGCGGCTTCGGGAACGTCTGTCTGTACCAGCATCGG GAACTTGATCTCAAAATAGCAATTAAGTCTTGTCGCCTAGAGCTAAGTACCAAAAACAGAGAACGATGGTGCCATGAAATCCAGATTATGAAGAA gTTGAACCATGCCAATGTTGTAAAGGCCTGTGATGTTCCTGAAGAATTGAATATTTTGATTCATGATGTGCCTCTTCTAGCAATGGAATACTGTTCTGGAGGAGATCTCCGAAAG ctgCTCAACAAACCAGAAAATTGTTGTGGACTTAAAGAAAGCCAGATACTTTCTTTACTAAGTGATATAG gGTCTGGGATTCGATATTtgcatgaaaacaaaattatacatcGAGATCTAAAACCTGAAAACATAGTTCTTCAGGATGTTGGTGGAAAG ataatacataaaataattgatCTGGGATATGCCAAAGATGTTGATCAAGGAAGTCTGTGTACATCTTTTGTGGGAACACTGCAGTATCTG GCCCCAGAGCTCTTTGAGAATAAGCCTTACACAGCCACTGTTGATTATTGGAGCTTTGGGACCATGGTATTTGAATGTATTGCTGGATATAGGCCTTTTTTGCATCATCTGCAGCCATTTACCTG gcatGAGAAGATTAAGAAGAAGGATCCAAAGTGTATATTTGCATGTGAAGAGATGTCAGGAGAAGTTCGGTTTAGTAGCCATTTACCTCAACCAAATAGCCTTTGTAG TTTAGTAGTAGAACCCATGGAAAACTGGCTACAGTTGATGTTGAATTGGGaccctcagcagagaggaggacCTGTTGACCTTACTTTGAAGCAGCCAAGATGTTTTGTATTAATGGATCACATTTTGAATTTGAAG ATAGTACACATCCTAAATATGACTTCTGcaaagataatttcttttctgttacCACCTGATGAAAGTCTTCATTCACTACAGTCTCGTATTGAGCGTGAAACTGGAATAAATACTGGTTCTCAAGAACTTCTTTCAGAGACAGGAATTTCTCTGGATCCTCGGAAACCAGCCTCTCAATGTGTTCTAGATGGAGtt agagGCTGTGATAGCTATATGGTTTATTTGTTTGATAAAAGTAAAACTGTATATGAAGGGCCATTTGCTTCCAGAAGTTTATCTGATTGTGTAAATTATATTG TACAGGACAGCAAAATACAGCTTCCAATTATACAGCTGCGTAAAGTGTGGGCTGAAGCAGTGCACTATGTGTCTGGACTAAAAGAAGACTATAGCAGGCTCTTTCAGGGACAAAGGGCAGCAAT GTTAAGTCTTCTTAGATATAATGCTAACTTAACAAAAATGAAGAACACTTTGATCTCAGCATCACAACAACTGAAAGCTAAATTGGAGTTTTTTCACAAAAGCATTCAGCTTGACTTGGAGAGATACAGCGAGCAGATGACGTATGGGATAT CTTCagaaaaaatgctaaaagcatggaaagaaatggaagaaaaggcCATCCACTATGCTGAG GTTGGTGTCATTGGATACCTGGAGGATCAGATTATGTCTTTGCATGCTGAAATCATGGAGCTACAGAAGAGCCCCTATGGAAGACGTCAGGGAGACTTGATGGAATCTCT GGAACAGCGTGCCATTGATCTATATAAGCAGTTAAAACACAGACCTTCAG ATCACTCCTACAGTGACAGCACAGAGATGGTGAAAATCATTGTGCACACTGTGCAGAGTCAGGACCGTGTGCTCAAGGAGCTGTTTGGTCATttgag CAAGTTGTTGGGCTGTAAGCAGAAGATTATTGATCTACTCCCTAAGGTGGAAGTGGCCCTCAGTAATATCAAAGAAGCTGACAATACTGTCATGTTCATGCAGggaaaaaggcagaaagaaatatGGCATCTCCTTAAAATTGCCTGT acACAGAGTTCTGCCCGGTCCCTTGTAGGATCCAGTCTAGAAGGTGCAGTAACCCCTCAGACATCAGCATGGCTGCCCCCGACTTCAGCAGAACATGATCATTCTCTGTCATGTGTGGTAACTCCTCAAGATGG GGAGACTTCAGCACAAATGATAGAAGAAAATTTGAACTGCCTTGGCCATTTAAGCACTATTATTCATGAGGCAAATGAGGAACAGGGCAATAGTATGATG ACATCAGTCAATGGAAGAAATGGCTATGAACAGAAACTACATTTCTACTATGATCAGAAGAACATGATTTTACAAGTATAA
- the CHUK gene encoding inhibitor of nuclear factor kappa-B kinase subunit alpha isoform 6 (isoform 6 is encoded by transcript variant 6) — MERPPGLRPGAGGPWEMRERLGTGGFGNVCLYQHRELDLKIAIKSCRLELSTKNRERWCHEIQIMKKLNHANVVKACDVPEELNILIHDVPLLAMEYCSGGDLRKLLNKPENCCGLKESQILSLLSDIGSGIRYLHENKIIHRDLKPENIVLQDVGGKIIHKIIDLGYAKDVDQGSLCTSFVGTLQYLAPELFENKPYTATVDYWSFGTMVFECIAGYRPFLHHLQPFTWHEKIKKKDPKCIFACEEMSGEVRFSSHLPQPNSLCSLVVEPMENWLQLMLNWDPQQRGGPVDLTLKQPRCFVLMDHILNLKIVHILNMTSAKIISFLLPPDESLHSLQSRIERETGINTGSQELLSETGISLDPRKPASQCVLDGVDSKIQLPIIQLRKVWAEAVHYVSGLKEDYSRLFQGQRAAMLSLLRYNANLTKMKNTLISASQQLKAKLEFFHKSIQLDLERYSEQMTYGISSEKMLKAWKEMEEKAIHYAEVGVIGYLEDQIMSLHAEIMELQKSPYGRRQGDLMESLEQRAIDLYKQLKHRPSDHSYSDSTEMVKIIVHTVQSQDRVLKELFGHLSKLLGCKQKIIDLLPKVEVALSNIKEADNTVMFMQGKRQKEIWHLLKIACTQSSARSLVGSSLEGAVTPQTSAWLPPTSAEHDHSLSCVVTPQDGETSAQMIEENLNCLGHLSTIIHEANEEQGNSMMNLDWSWLTE, encoded by the exons ATGGAGCGGCCCCCGGGGCTGCGGCCGGGCGCGGGCGGGCCCTGGGAGATGCGGGAGCGGCTGGGCACCGGCGGCTTCGGGAACGTCTGTCTGTACCAGCATCGG GAACTTGATCTCAAAATAGCAATTAAGTCTTGTCGCCTAGAGCTAAGTACCAAAAACAGAGAACGATGGTGCCATGAAATCCAGATTATGAAGAA gTTGAACCATGCCAATGTTGTAAAGGCCTGTGATGTTCCTGAAGAATTGAATATTTTGATTCATGATGTGCCTCTTCTAGCAATGGAATACTGTTCTGGAGGAGATCTCCGAAAG ctgCTCAACAAACCAGAAAATTGTTGTGGACTTAAAGAAAGCCAGATACTTTCTTTACTAAGTGATATAG gGTCTGGGATTCGATATTtgcatgaaaacaaaattatacatcGAGATCTAAAACCTGAAAACATAGTTCTTCAGGATGTTGGTGGAAAG ataatacataaaataattgatCTGGGATATGCCAAAGATGTTGATCAAGGAAGTCTGTGTACATCTTTTGTGGGAACACTGCAGTATCTG GCCCCAGAGCTCTTTGAGAATAAGCCTTACACAGCCACTGTTGATTATTGGAGCTTTGGGACCATGGTATTTGAATGTATTGCTGGATATAGGCCTTTTTTGCATCATCTGCAGCCATTTACCTG gcatGAGAAGATTAAGAAGAAGGATCCAAAGTGTATATTTGCATGTGAAGAGATGTCAGGAGAAGTTCGGTTTAGTAGCCATTTACCTCAACCAAATAGCCTTTGTAG TTTAGTAGTAGAACCCATGGAAAACTGGCTACAGTTGATGTTGAATTGGGaccctcagcagagaggaggacCTGTTGACCTTACTTTGAAGCAGCCAAGATGTTTTGTATTAATGGATCACATTTTGAATTTGAAG ATAGTACACATCCTAAATATGACTTCTGcaaagataatttcttttctgttacCACCTGATGAAAGTCTTCATTCACTACAGTCTCGTATTGAGCGTGAAACTGGAATAAATACTGGTTCTCAAGAACTTCTTTCAGAGACAGGAATTTCTCTGGATCCTCGGAAACCAGCCTCTCAATGTGTTCTAGATGGAGtt GACAGCAAAATACAGCTTCCAATTATACAGCTGCGTAAAGTGTGGGCTGAAGCAGTGCACTATGTGTCTGGACTAAAAGAAGACTATAGCAGGCTCTTTCAGGGACAAAGGGCAGCAAT GTTAAGTCTTCTTAGATATAATGCTAACTTAACAAAAATGAAGAACACTTTGATCTCAGCATCACAACAACTGAAAGCTAAATTGGAGTTTTTTCACAAAAGCATTCAGCTTGACTTGGAGAGATACAGCGAGCAGATGACGTATGGGATAT CTTCagaaaaaatgctaaaagcatggaaagaaatggaagaaaaggcCATCCACTATGCTGAG GTTGGTGTCATTGGATACCTGGAGGATCAGATTATGTCTTTGCATGCTGAAATCATGGAGCTACAGAAGAGCCCCTATGGAAGACGTCAGGGAGACTTGATGGAATCTCT GGAACAGCGTGCCATTGATCTATATAAGCAGTTAAAACACAGACCTTCAG ATCACTCCTACAGTGACAGCACAGAGATGGTGAAAATCATTGTGCACACTGTGCAGAGTCAGGACCGTGTGCTCAAGGAGCTGTTTGGTCATttgag CAAGTTGTTGGGCTGTAAGCAGAAGATTATTGATCTACTCCCTAAGGTGGAAGTGGCCCTCAGTAATATCAAAGAAGCTGACAATACTGTCATGTTCATGCAGggaaaaaggcagaaagaaatatGGCATCTCCTTAAAATTGCCTGT acACAGAGTTCTGCCCGGTCCCTTGTAGGATCCAGTCTAGAAGGTGCAGTAACCCCTCAGACATCAGCATGGCTGCCCCCGACTTCAGCAGAACATGATCATTCTCTGTCATGTGTGGTAACTCCTCAAGATGG GGAGACTTCAGCACAAATGATAGAAGAAAATTTGAACTGCCTTGGCCATTTAAGCACTATTATTCATGAGGCAAATGAGGAACAGGGCAATAGTATGATG AATCTTGATTGGAGTTGGTTAACAGAATGA
- the CHUK gene encoding inhibitor of nuclear factor kappa-B kinase subunit alpha isoform 7 (isoform 7 is encoded by transcript variant 7) — protein MEYCSGGDLRKLLNKPENCCGLKESQILSLLSDIGSGIRYLHENKIIHRDLKPENIVLQDVGGKIIHKIIDLGYAKDVDQGSLCTSFVGTLQYLAPELFENKPYTATVDYWSFGTMVFECIAGYRPFLHHLQPFTWHEKIKKKDPKCIFACEEMSGEVRFSSHLPQPNSLCSLVVEPMENWLQLMLNWDPQQRGGPVDLTLKQPRCFVLMDHILNLKIVHILNMTSAKIISFLLPPDESLHSLQSRIERETGINTGSQELLSETGISLDPRKPASQCVLDGVRGCDSYMVYLFDKSKTVYEGPFASRSLSDCVNYIVQDSKIQLPIIQLRKVWAEAVHYVSGLKEDYSRLFQGQRAAMLSLLRYNANLTKMKNTLISASQQLKAKLEFFHKSIQLDLERYSEQMTYGISSEKMLKAWKEMEEKAIHYAEVGVIGYLEDQIMSLHAEIMELQKSPYGRRQGDLMESLEQRAIDLYKQLKHRPSDHSYSDSTEMVKIIVHTVQSQDRVLKELFGHLSKLLGCKQKIIDLLPKVEVALSNIKEADNTVMFMQGKRQKEIWHLLKIACTQSSARSLVGSSLEGAVTPQTSAWLPPTSAEHDHSLSCVVTPQDGETSAQMIEENLNCLGHLSTIIHEANEEQGNSMMNLDWSWLTE, from the exons ATGGAATACTGTTCTGGAGGAGATCTCCGAAAG ctgCTCAACAAACCAGAAAATTGTTGTGGACTTAAAGAAAGCCAGATACTTTCTTTACTAAGTGATATAG gGTCTGGGATTCGATATTtgcatgaaaacaaaattatacatcGAGATCTAAAACCTGAAAACATAGTTCTTCAGGATGTTGGTGGAAAG ataatacataaaataattgatCTGGGATATGCCAAAGATGTTGATCAAGGAAGTCTGTGTACATCTTTTGTGGGAACACTGCAGTATCTG GCCCCAGAGCTCTTTGAGAATAAGCCTTACACAGCCACTGTTGATTATTGGAGCTTTGGGACCATGGTATTTGAATGTATTGCTGGATATAGGCCTTTTTTGCATCATCTGCAGCCATTTACCTG gcatGAGAAGATTAAGAAGAAGGATCCAAAGTGTATATTTGCATGTGAAGAGATGTCAGGAGAAGTTCGGTTTAGTAGCCATTTACCTCAACCAAATAGCCTTTGTAG TTTAGTAGTAGAACCCATGGAAAACTGGCTACAGTTGATGTTGAATTGGGaccctcagcagagaggaggacCTGTTGACCTTACTTTGAAGCAGCCAAGATGTTTTGTATTAATGGATCACATTTTGAATTTGAAG ATAGTACACATCCTAAATATGACTTCTGcaaagataatttcttttctgttacCACCTGATGAAAGTCTTCATTCACTACAGTCTCGTATTGAGCGTGAAACTGGAATAAATACTGGTTCTCAAGAACTTCTTTCAGAGACAGGAATTTCTCTGGATCCTCGGAAACCAGCCTCTCAATGTGTTCTAGATGGAGtt agagGCTGTGATAGCTATATGGTTTATTTGTTTGATAAAAGTAAAACTGTATATGAAGGGCCATTTGCTTCCAGAAGTTTATCTGATTGTGTAAATTATATTG TACAGGACAGCAAAATACAGCTTCCAATTATACAGCTGCGTAAAGTGTGGGCTGAAGCAGTGCACTATGTGTCTGGACTAAAAGAAGACTATAGCAGGCTCTTTCAGGGACAAAGGGCAGCAAT GTTAAGTCTTCTTAGATATAATGCTAACTTAACAAAAATGAAGAACACTTTGATCTCAGCATCACAACAACTGAAAGCTAAATTGGAGTTTTTTCACAAAAGCATTCAGCTTGACTTGGAGAGATACAGCGAGCAGATGACGTATGGGATAT CTTCagaaaaaatgctaaaagcatggaaagaaatggaagaaaaggcCATCCACTATGCTGAG GTTGGTGTCATTGGATACCTGGAGGATCAGATTATGTCTTTGCATGCTGAAATCATGGAGCTACAGAAGAGCCCCTATGGAAGACGTCAGGGAGACTTGATGGAATCTCT GGAACAGCGTGCCATTGATCTATATAAGCAGTTAAAACACAGACCTTCAG ATCACTCCTACAGTGACAGCACAGAGATGGTGAAAATCATTGTGCACACTGTGCAGAGTCAGGACCGTGTGCTCAAGGAGCTGTTTGGTCATttgag CAAGTTGTTGGGCTGTAAGCAGAAGATTATTGATCTACTCCCTAAGGTGGAAGTGGCCCTCAGTAATATCAAAGAAGCTGACAATACTGTCATGTTCATGCAGggaaaaaggcagaaagaaatatGGCATCTCCTTAAAATTGCCTGT acACAGAGTTCTGCCCGGTCCCTTGTAGGATCCAGTCTAGAAGGTGCAGTAACCCCTCAGACATCAGCATGGCTGCCCCCGACTTCAGCAGAACATGATCATTCTCTGTCATGTGTGGTAACTCCTCAAGATGG GGAGACTTCAGCACAAATGATAGAAGAAAATTTGAACTGCCTTGGCCATTTAAGCACTATTATTCATGAGGCAAATGAGGAACAGGGCAATAGTATGATG AATCTTGATTGGAGTTGGTTAACAGAATGA
- the CHUK gene encoding inhibitor of nuclear factor kappa-B kinase subunit alpha isoform 5 (isoform 5 is encoded by transcript variant 5): MERPPGLRPGAGGPWEMRERLGTGGFGNVCLYQHRELDLKIAIKSCRLELSTKNRERWCHEIQIMKKLNHANVVKACDVPEELNILIHDVPLLAMEYCSGGDLRKLLNKPENCCGLKESQILSLLSDIGSGIRYLHENKIIHRDLKPENIVLQDVGGKIIHKIIDLGYAKDVDQGSLCTSFVGTLQYLAPELFENKPYTATVDYWSFGTMVFECIAGYRPFLHHLQPFTWHEKIKKKDPKCIFACEEMSGEVRFSSHLPQPNSLCSLVVEPMENWLQLMLNWDPQQRGGPVDLTLKQPRCFVLMDHILNLKIVHILNMTSAKIISFLLPPDESLHSLQSRIERETGINTGSQELLSETGISLDPRKPASQCVLDGVRGCDSYMVYLFDKSKTVYEGPFASRSLSDCVNYIVQDSKIQLPIIQLRKVWAEAVHYVSGLKEDYSRLFQGQRAAMLSLLRYNANLTKMKNTLISASQQLKAKLEFFHKSIQLDLERYSEQMTYGISSEKMLKAWKEMEEKAIHYAEVGVIGYLEDQIMSLHAEIMELQKSPYGRRQGDLMESLEQRAIDLYKQLKHRPSDHSYSDSTEMVKIIVHTVQSQDRVLKELFGHLSKLLGCKQKIIDLLPKVEVALSNIKEADNTVMFMQGKRQKEIWHLLKIACTQSSARSLVGSSLEGAVTPQTSAWLPPTSAEHDHSLSCVVTPQDGETSAQMIEENLNCLGHLSTIIHEANEEQGNSMMHFICNKFSCS; the protein is encoded by the exons ATGGAGCGGCCCCCGGGGCTGCGGCCGGGCGCGGGCGGGCCCTGGGAGATGCGGGAGCGGCTGGGCACCGGCGGCTTCGGGAACGTCTGTCTGTACCAGCATCGG GAACTTGATCTCAAAATAGCAATTAAGTCTTGTCGCCTAGAGCTAAGTACCAAAAACAGAGAACGATGGTGCCATGAAATCCAGATTATGAAGAA gTTGAACCATGCCAATGTTGTAAAGGCCTGTGATGTTCCTGAAGAATTGAATATTTTGATTCATGATGTGCCTCTTCTAGCAATGGAATACTGTTCTGGAGGAGATCTCCGAAAG ctgCTCAACAAACCAGAAAATTGTTGTGGACTTAAAGAAAGCCAGATACTTTCTTTACTAAGTGATATAG gGTCTGGGATTCGATATTtgcatgaaaacaaaattatacatcGAGATCTAAAACCTGAAAACATAGTTCTTCAGGATGTTGGTGGAAAG ataatacataaaataattgatCTGGGATATGCCAAAGATGTTGATCAAGGAAGTCTGTGTACATCTTTTGTGGGAACACTGCAGTATCTG GCCCCAGAGCTCTTTGAGAATAAGCCTTACACAGCCACTGTTGATTATTGGAGCTTTGGGACCATGGTATTTGAATGTATTGCTGGATATAGGCCTTTTTTGCATCATCTGCAGCCATTTACCTG gcatGAGAAGATTAAGAAGAAGGATCCAAAGTGTATATTTGCATGTGAAGAGATGTCAGGAGAAGTTCGGTTTAGTAGCCATTTACCTCAACCAAATAGCCTTTGTAG TTTAGTAGTAGAACCCATGGAAAACTGGCTACAGTTGATGTTGAATTGGGaccctcagcagagaggaggacCTGTTGACCTTACTTTGAAGCAGCCAAGATGTTTTGTATTAATGGATCACATTTTGAATTTGAAG ATAGTACACATCCTAAATATGACTTCTGcaaagataatttcttttctgttacCACCTGATGAAAGTCTTCATTCACTACAGTCTCGTATTGAGCGTGAAACTGGAATAAATACTGGTTCTCAAGAACTTCTTTCAGAGACAGGAATTTCTCTGGATCCTCGGAAACCAGCCTCTCAATGTGTTCTAGATGGAGtt agagGCTGTGATAGCTATATGGTTTATTTGTTTGATAAAAGTAAAACTGTATATGAAGGGCCATTTGCTTCCAGAAGTTTATCTGATTGTGTAAATTATATTG TACAGGACAGCAAAATACAGCTTCCAATTATACAGCTGCGTAAAGTGTGGGCTGAAGCAGTGCACTATGTGTCTGGACTAAAAGAAGACTATAGCAGGCTCTTTCAGGGACAAAGGGCAGCAAT GTTAAGTCTTCTTAGATATAATGCTAACTTAACAAAAATGAAGAACACTTTGATCTCAGCATCACAACAACTGAAAGCTAAATTGGAGTTTTTTCACAAAAGCATTCAGCTTGACTTGGAGAGATACAGCGAGCAGATGACGTATGGGATAT CTTCagaaaaaatgctaaaagcatggaaagaaatggaagaaaaggcCATCCACTATGCTGAG GTTGGTGTCATTGGATACCTGGAGGATCAGATTATGTCTTTGCATGCTGAAATCATGGAGCTACAGAAGAGCCCCTATGGAAGACGTCAGGGAGACTTGATGGAATCTCT GGAACAGCGTGCCATTGATCTATATAAGCAGTTAAAACACAGACCTTCAG ATCACTCCTACAGTGACAGCACAGAGATGGTGAAAATCATTGTGCACACTGTGCAGAGTCAGGACCGTGTGCTCAAGGAGCTGTTTGGTCATttgag CAAGTTGTTGGGCTGTAAGCAGAAGATTATTGATCTACTCCCTAAGGTGGAAGTGGCCCTCAGTAATATCAAAGAAGCTGACAATACTGTCATGTTCATGCAGggaaaaaggcagaaagaaatatGGCATCTCCTTAAAATTGCCTGT acACAGAGTTCTGCCCGGTCCCTTGTAGGATCCAGTCTAGAAGGTGCAGTAACCCCTCAGACATCAGCATGGCTGCCCCCGACTTCAGCAGAACATGATCATTCTCTGTCATGTGTGGTAACTCCTCAAGATGG GGAGACTTCAGCACAAATGATAGAAGAAAATTTGAACTGCCTTGGCCATTTAAGCACTATTATTCATGAGGCAAATGAGGAACAGGGCAATAGTATGATG CACTTTATTTGCAACAAGTTTAGTTGCTCCTGA
- the CHUK gene encoding inhibitor of nuclear factor kappa-B kinase subunit alpha isoform 8 (isoform 8 is encoded by transcript variant 8) — MPKMLIKEVCVHLLWEHCSIWHEKIKKKDPKCIFACEEMSGEVRFSSHLPQPNSLCSLVVEPMENWLQLMLNWDPQQRGGPVDLTLKQPRCFVLMDHILNLKIVHILNMTSAKIISFLLPPDESLHSLQSRIERETGINTGSQELLSETGISLDPRKPASQCVLDGVRGCDSYMVYLFDKSKTVYEGPFASRSLSDCVNYIVQDSKIQLPIIQLRKVWAEAVHYVSGLKEDYSRLFQGQRAAMLSLLRYNANLTKMKNTLISASQQLKAKLEFFHKSIQLDLERYSEQMTYGISSEKMLKAWKEMEEKAIHYAEVGVIGYLEDQIMSLHAEIMELQKSPYGRRQGDLMESLEQRAIDLYKQLKHRPSDHSYSDSTEMVKIIVHTVQSQDRVLKELFGHLSKLLGCKQKIIDLLPKVEVALSNIKEADNTVMFMQGKRQKEIWHLLKIACTQSSARSLVGSSLEGAVTPQTSAWLPPTSAEHDHSLSCVVTPQDGETSAQMIEENLNCLGHLSTIIHEANEEQGNSMMNLDWSWLTE, encoded by the exons ATGCCAAAGATGTTGATCAAGGAAGTCTGTGTACATCTTTTGTGGGAACACTGCAGTATCTG gcatGAGAAGATTAAGAAGAAGGATCCAAAGTGTATATTTGCATGTGAAGAGATGTCAGGAGAAGTTCGGTTTAGTAGCCATTTACCTCAACCAAATAGCCTTTGTAG TTTAGTAGTAGAACCCATGGAAAACTGGCTACAGTTGATGTTGAATTGGGaccctcagcagagaggaggacCTGTTGACCTTACTTTGAAGCAGCCAAGATGTTTTGTATTAATGGATCACATTTTGAATTTGAAG ATAGTACACATCCTAAATATGACTTCTGcaaagataatttcttttctgttacCACCTGATGAAAGTCTTCATTCACTACAGTCTCGTATTGAGCGTGAAACTGGAATAAATACTGGTTCTCAAGAACTTCTTTCAGAGACAGGAATTTCTCTGGATCCTCGGAAACCAGCCTCTCAATGTGTTCTAGATGGAGtt agagGCTGTGATAGCTATATGGTTTATTTGTTTGATAAAAGTAAAACTGTATATGAAGGGCCATTTGCTTCCAGAAGTTTATCTGATTGTGTAAATTATATTG TACAGGACAGCAAAATACAGCTTCCAATTATACAGCTGCGTAAAGTGTGGGCTGAAGCAGTGCACTATGTGTCTGGACTAAAAGAAGACTATAGCAGGCTCTTTCAGGGACAAAGGGCAGCAAT GTTAAGTCTTCTTAGATATAATGCTAACTTAACAAAAATGAAGAACACTTTGATCTCAGCATCACAACAACTGAAAGCTAAATTGGAGTTTTTTCACAAAAGCATTCAGCTTGACTTGGAGAGATACAGCGAGCAGATGACGTATGGGATAT CTTCagaaaaaatgctaaaagcatggaaagaaatggaagaaaaggcCATCCACTATGCTGAG GTTGGTGTCATTGGATACCTGGAGGATCAGATTATGTCTTTGCATGCTGAAATCATGGAGCTACAGAAGAGCCCCTATGGAAGACGTCAGGGAGACTTGATGGAATCTCT GGAACAGCGTGCCATTGATCTATATAAGCAGTTAAAACACAGACCTTCAG ATCACTCCTACAGTGACAGCACAGAGATGGTGAAAATCATTGTGCACACTGTGCAGAGTCAGGACCGTGTGCTCAAGGAGCTGTTTGGTCATttgag CAAGTTGTTGGGCTGTAAGCAGAAGATTATTGATCTACTCCCTAAGGTGGAAGTGGCCCTCAGTAATATCAAAGAAGCTGACAATACTGTCATGTTCATGCAGggaaaaaggcagaaagaaatatGGCATCTCCTTAAAATTGCCTGT acACAGAGTTCTGCCCGGTCCCTTGTAGGATCCAGTCTAGAAGGTGCAGTAACCCCTCAGACATCAGCATGGCTGCCCCCGACTTCAGCAGAACATGATCATTCTCTGTCATGTGTGGTAACTCCTCAAGATGG GGAGACTTCAGCACAAATGATAGAAGAAAATTTGAACTGCCTTGGCCATTTAAGCACTATTATTCATGAGGCAAATGAGGAACAGGGCAATAGTATGATG AATCTTGATTGGAGTTGGTTAACAGAATGA